The Opitutus sp. ER46 genome contains a region encoding:
- a CDS encoding glycosyltransferase family 1 protein has product MPPAPAGAAVAARTPRPSAPELISRASAAPRHPGLHVACTLGGTDLGRSGIGTCVREWLPRLISQLRADGGRLSVFGHPAELAAYAFALHGADQIPLRVVPLQPGLNALWHLTRSAAFARSLGADALLLPAANRRLTRSAALPTVAIVHDLAQLQIGRKYDRLRMTYFHRVLVPGFQRARSLVAVSQTTRRDLVERLGIPARRVQVVYNGVNAAPFEGLSHDSPRVATARRETGLADRPYLLYPARLEHPGKNHVRLLRAFAASGLAATHRLALSGADWGAGELLRALVRERHLEAAVTFLGYQPADRLPALIAGADAVLMLGLHEGFGLPALEGLCAGRPVCVANTGALPEVVGPLGVQCSPHREDAIAQALRRVTQDAALRARCEQDGPRWAARFSWDNTATGLLAACHDAVRQPA; this is encoded by the coding sequence ATGCCTCCCGCCCCTGCCGGCGCTGCCGTGGCGGCCCGCACGCCACGACCTTCCGCCCCCGAACTGATTTCCCGCGCGTCCGCCGCGCCGCGCCACCCGGGCTTGCACGTCGCCTGCACGCTTGGGGGCACGGACCTCGGACGTTCCGGGATCGGCACCTGCGTGCGCGAGTGGCTCCCGCGGCTGATCAGCCAGCTCCGCGCCGACGGCGGCCGGTTGAGCGTCTTCGGCCACCCCGCCGAGCTCGCCGCGTATGCGTTCGCCTTGCACGGGGCCGACCAGATCCCGCTGCGCGTCGTGCCGCTGCAACCCGGTCTGAACGCGCTGTGGCATCTCACCCGCTCGGCCGCCTTTGCCCGTTCCCTCGGGGCCGACGCGCTGCTGCTGCCCGCCGCCAATCGCCGGCTCACGCGTTCCGCCGCGCTGCCCACCGTCGCAATCGTGCACGATCTCGCGCAGCTCCAGATCGGCCGGAAATACGATCGGCTCCGCATGACGTACTTCCACCGGGTTCTCGTCCCCGGCTTTCAACGCGCCCGGAGCCTCGTGGCTGTCAGCCAGACAACTCGCCGCGACCTCGTGGAGCGGCTCGGCATCCCCGCGCGACGTGTGCAGGTAGTGTACAACGGCGTGAACGCCGCGCCTTTCGAGGGGCTCAGCCACGACAGCCCGCGTGTCGCCACCGCCCGCCGCGAGACCGGCCTCGCCGATCGTCCTTACCTGCTCTACCCGGCGCGCCTCGAACATCCGGGCAAGAACCACGTCCGGCTCCTGCGCGCCTTTGCCGCCTCCGGCCTCGCCGCCACCCACCGCCTCGCACTCTCCGGTGCGGACTGGGGCGCGGGCGAACTCCTGCGCGCCCTCGTGCGCGAACGGCACCTCGAGGCCGCCGTGACGTTTCTGGGGTATCAGCCGGCCGACCGCCTGCCCGCGCTCATCGCCGGCGCCGATGCCGTGCTGATGCTCGGGCTGCACGAGGGCTTCGGCCTGCCCGCGCTCGAGGGACTCTGCGCCGGCCGCCCGGTCTGCGTCGCCAACACCGGCGCCCTGCCCGAGGTCGTCGGCCCGCTCGGCGTCCAATGCTCGCCGCATCGGGAGGACGCCATCGCGCAGGCGCTGCGCCGGGTGACGCAGGACGCCGCCCTGCGCGCGCGTTGCGAGCAGGACGGTCCGCGCTGGGCCGCGCGATTCTCCTGGGATAACACCGCCACGGGCCTGCTGGCCGCGTGTCACGACGCCGTGCGCCAACCCGCCTGA
- a CDS encoding alkaline phosphatase family protein — translation MRPVLSLFVFIDACGWQIIKDDPFVRRVAPHRRQLRSVFGYSSACIPSILSGRYPSEHRNWSYFVYDPAHSPFQSLRWMRWLPSALTSRRRVRNVLSAWAKRRLGFKGYFDLYNMPFRDIAHYDFTEKKSPLRPGGMNRGTNIFDFLTERRIPYHVSEPARGEAGNLTALIDDLKTETLDFAFLYWPQLDGLMHRVGNDAPEVPAMLRDYERRIDQLMAVAQAHYEDVRLYIFSDHGMANCDEHIDLRARIDALGLRLHVDYAVVYDSTMARFWFHHEAARQKITTCLERIPQGEILSDAELTDLGTYFPDRYFGELIYLLREGTLIVPSHMGARPIRAMHGYHPDEPHSFAALMSNQPHVPAGITAIPDMYKLMTHEAEAAHTANCAGRHATVLAS, via the coding sequence ATGAGACCCGTCCTATCGCTGTTCGTGTTCATCGATGCCTGTGGCTGGCAGATCATCAAAGACGACCCGTTTGTCCGCCGGGTCGCACCGCATCGGCGGCAGCTCCGTTCGGTCTTCGGCTACAGTTCGGCGTGCATCCCCTCCATTCTCTCCGGCCGCTATCCGAGCGAGCACCGCAACTGGTCCTACTTCGTGTACGACCCCGCGCACTCGCCCTTCCAGTCGCTGCGCTGGATGCGCTGGCTGCCGTCCGCCCTCACCTCCCGCCGGCGGGTCCGCAACGTGCTCTCGGCCTGGGCCAAGCGCCGCCTCGGATTCAAGGGCTACTTCGACCTTTACAACATGCCGTTCCGCGACATCGCGCACTACGACTTCACGGAGAAGAAGAGTCCGCTGCGGCCGGGCGGGATGAACCGCGGCACCAACATCTTCGATTTTCTCACCGAGCGCCGCATTCCCTACCACGTGAGCGAGCCCGCGCGCGGCGAGGCCGGCAACCTCACGGCCCTGATCGACGACCTCAAGACCGAGACCCTCGACTTCGCCTTCCTGTATTGGCCGCAGCTGGACGGGCTCATGCACCGGGTCGGCAACGACGCGCCCGAGGTCCCGGCCATGCTCCGCGATTACGAGCGGCGCATCGACCAGCTGATGGCGGTCGCACAGGCCCACTACGAGGACGTGCGCCTCTACATCTTCAGCGACCACGGGATGGCGAACTGCGACGAGCACATCGACCTGCGCGCGCGGATCGACGCGCTCGGTCTGCGGCTGCACGTTGATTACGCCGTGGTGTACGACTCCACGATGGCGCGCTTCTGGTTCCACCACGAAGCCGCGCGCCAGAAGATCACCACCTGCCTCGAACGCATCCCGCAGGGCGAGATTCTCAGCGATGCGGAACTGACGGACCTGGGCACCTATTTTCCGGACCGGTATTTCGGCGAGCTCATCTACCTCCTGCGCGAAGGCACGCTCATCGTGCCGAGCCACATGGGCGCCCGCCCCATCCGGGCCATGCACGGCTACCACCCCGACGAGCCCCACAGCTTCGCCGCGTTGATGAGCAACCAGCCGCACGTGCCCGCCGGCATCACGGCCATCCCCGACATGTACAAGCTCATGACCCACGAGGCCGAGGCCGCCCATACCGCCAACTGCGCGGGCCGCCACGCCACCGTGCTCGCAAGCTGA
- a CDS encoding SpoIIE family protein phosphatase has protein sequence MNDAPLPAERGVSNRVVFHCDLPAARSATRLLRAFLGEQGLDEHELFQCELCLAEACNNAVQYAADTATSEPVVAEATVHGTGIELRVTDHTGGFELHERRAPVDPARESGRGLFLIQSYMDDVRYYRAVGRNTLVMRKSRRLQHHRSALETTVTSLEDARRQLESCQQTISGMARELCVRSETLAAIFRCSAELGRTNDLEGFAQRLATDLLHLTAADWFILRLVPAGDAQLAVFAVSDPALRSAPLALDPSLKTTPVLELTAAFTRRAVEFELTGQPTSAEPLRAVGPRASGIIQPVLTGEKLVGTLAIGRREGGAFSPLEAELVRTFAEFLGVQVVNARHLEEAVNARLVAHELGIAHGMQRALLPRQLPRLPGCTLAANWESARQVGGDFYDVIPIDADTALLVVADVMGKGVPAAMFATIMRSLLRALVGRSRRPAQLLRRLNELLYEELSTVGMFVTVQLVVVDLRQRLLIAASAGHCPVIVASPEAVQPLRVAGTPLGILPHARYRELTVPLAAPAGLLLYTDGVTEAQGALDDFFGQERLVDWCREHFRRAPDASVLRDELTAELKRFGGGRPLRDDQAFLCLLEQVPAGAPAAATRTTGDFTAGPVPARRPFTFSPASSTPSFP, from the coding sequence ATGAACGACGCCCCGCTGCCCGCCGAGCGCGGCGTCTCCAACCGCGTTGTCTTCCACTGCGACCTTCCCGCCGCCCGGAGCGCCACCCGGCTGCTGCGCGCCTTCCTCGGCGAACAGGGCCTCGACGAACACGAGCTCTTCCAGTGCGAGCTGTGCCTCGCCGAGGCATGCAACAACGCCGTCCAGTACGCCGCCGACACCGCCACCAGCGAGCCGGTCGTCGCCGAGGCCACCGTCCACGGCACCGGCATTGAACTGCGCGTCACCGACCACACCGGCGGCTTCGAGCTGCATGAACGCCGCGCCCCCGTCGATCCCGCCCGGGAAAGTGGGCGCGGACTCTTCCTGATCCAGTCCTACATGGACGACGTGCGCTACTACCGTGCCGTCGGACGCAACACGCTCGTGATGCGCAAGTCCCGGCGGCTGCAACACCATCGTTCCGCACTCGAGACGACGGTGACGTCGCTCGAGGACGCCCGGCGCCAGCTCGAAAGCTGCCAGCAGACCATCAGCGGCATGGCCCGCGAGCTTTGCGTTCGCTCCGAGACCCTCGCCGCCATCTTCCGCTGCTCCGCGGAACTGGGCCGCACCAACGACCTCGAGGGCTTCGCGCAACGACTCGCCACCGACCTGCTGCACCTTACCGCCGCCGACTGGTTTATCCTCCGGCTCGTGCCCGCCGGCGACGCCCAGCTCGCGGTGTTCGCGGTATCCGACCCGGCGCTGCGCAGCGCTCCCCTCGCGCTCGATCCCTCGCTCAAGACCACGCCCGTCCTCGAGCTCACCGCCGCTTTCACCCGCCGCGCCGTGGAATTCGAGCTCACCGGCCAGCCCACCTCCGCGGAACCGCTGCGGGCGGTCGGTCCGCGGGCGAGCGGGATCATCCAACCCGTCCTCACCGGCGAAAAGCTCGTCGGCACGCTGGCCATCGGGCGACGCGAGGGTGGCGCGTTTTCGCCACTCGAAGCCGAGTTGGTCCGCACGTTCGCCGAATTTTTGGGCGTGCAGGTTGTCAACGCCCGTCACCTTGAGGAGGCCGTGAATGCGCGCCTCGTCGCCCACGAGCTTGGCATCGCGCACGGCATGCAGCGCGCGCTCCTGCCCCGCCAGCTGCCGCGACTTCCCGGCTGCACGCTCGCGGCCAACTGGGAGAGCGCCCGCCAGGTGGGCGGCGATTTCTACGACGTCATCCCGATTGACGCGGACACCGCGCTGCTCGTCGTCGCGGACGTCATGGGCAAGGGCGTCCCGGCCGCGATGTTCGCGACCATCATGCGCAGCCTGCTCCGCGCGCTCGTCGGCCGCAGCCGCCGCCCGGCGCAGCTCCTCCGCCGCCTGAACGAGCTCCTGTACGAGGAGCTGTCCACCGTCGGCATGTTCGTCACGGTCCAACTCGTCGTGGTGGACCTCCGGCAGCGGCTGCTCATTGCCGCGAGCGCCGGCCATTGCCCGGTGATCGTCGCCTCGCCCGAGGCCGTGCAGCCGCTGCGCGTCGCCGGCACCCCGCTGGGCATCCTGCCGCACGCCCGCTATCGCGAGCTGACCGTGCCGCTCGCCGCGCCGGCCGGGCTGCTGCTCTACACCGACGGCGTCACCGAGGCCCAGGGCGCGCTGGACGACTTCTTCGGGCAGGAGCGGCTGGTGGACTGGTGCCGGGAGCACTTCCGCCGCGCGCCCGACGCCTCCGTGCTGCGCGACGAGCTCACCGCCGAGCTCAAGCGTTTCGGCGGCGGCCGCCCGCTGCGCGACGACCAGGCCTTTCTCTGCCTGCTGGAACAAGTCCCGGCCGGGGCGCCCGCCGCGGCCACGCGCACGACCGGCGACTTCACCGCGGGCCCAGTGCCCGCCCGGAGGCCGTTCACCTTCTCTCCCGCGTCTTCAACTCCTTCCTTTCCATGA
- a CDS encoding STAS domain-containing protein, which produces MKIEHDGTNLRVSEIGELNAVNASQFRDEVRAAMPRTPTSIEIDLTDTKFVDSSGLGALFALYKAANHSRDGVTLRLLNPRPPIQQLFELTQLHQLYEIARR; this is translated from the coding sequence ATGAAAATCGAGCACGACGGAACCAACCTGCGCGTCAGCGAAATCGGCGAACTCAACGCGGTAAACGCGTCCCAGTTCCGCGACGAGGTGCGCGCCGCCATGCCCCGGACGCCGACCTCCATCGAGATCGACCTCACCGACACGAAGTTCGTGGACAGCTCCGGGCTGGGGGCGCTGTTCGCACTCTACAAGGCCGCGAATCACTCCCGCGACGGCGTCACCCTGCGGCTCCTGAACCCGCGACCTCCGATCCAGCAGCTCTTCGAGCTCACCCAACTGCACCAGCTCTACGAGATCGCCCGGCGCTGA